In Blastococcus saxobsidens DD2, the genomic stretch CGATCATCGTGGCGGTCATGAACCCGACGGTGCACCGGAAGAAGGCCGACGCCGGCAGCGAGGCGGGGGCGCACTAGTCCGGCGCACGTACGCTGGGCTGGTGAGGCCGACGAGGGCGCTGCGCGCGCCGCGGGTGGTCGGCGCTCTGCTCGCCGGGCTGCTGCTGACCGCCTGCTCGGACGGTGGCTACGAGCCGGCCGGCCCGTTCCGCCCGCTGCCGGAGGGCGCCCCGCCCGAGGTCGGGCCGCCACCGGCCACCGTCCCGGCGCCGGTCGACCCGGCCCAGCCCGGGTCGGGCGAGGAGGAGGGCGACCCGAACGTCGTCGCCTCAGGGCTGAGCGTGCCCACCGGTGTCGTGCTGCTCCCCGACGGCTCGGCGATCGTCGGCGAACGGGACACGGGCCGCCTGCTCCAGGTCTTCCCCGACCGGTCCCCGGCCAAGGAGCTCATGACCGTGCCGGGGATCGACACCACCGGTGACGGCGGACTGCTGGGGCTGACCCTCTCCCCCACGTTCCTCGAGGACGGGCTGCTGTTCGCCTACGTCTCCACCGCTACCGACAACCGGGTGGTGCGCTTCCCGATCGGCGGGACGCCGAACCCGGTGCTCACCGGGATCCCGCGGGGTGAGGTCGGCAACGGCGGTGGGCTGCTCACCGGGGCCGACGGTCATCTCTACGTGGGCACCGGCGACGCCGGGAACCCCGCGCTCGCCGCCGACCCGGCGTCCCTGGCGGGCAAGGTGCTGCGGATCGACGTCTTCGGCCGCCCCGTCGGGGGGAGCAGCCCGGTGTTCAGCCGCGGCCACCGCGACGTCACCGCCCTGTGCCAGGACGAGGAACGGATCTACGCCACCGACGAGGCCCGCCAGGGCCCCGACGAGTTCGACGTGGTCACCGAGGGCGGCGACGGCGCGCCGCTGCTCGACGTCCCCGCGGAGGAGGGCGGGCTGGGCGGCTGCGCCGTCGCCAACGGCACCGTGTTCCTCGGCGCGCTCGACGGGCAGCGGGTGCACGTGTTCACGCTCGACGAGAGCGGCGCACCGCTGGAGGACGTCTCCGACGAGGTGCTGGGCGGCAGCTACGGCCGGCTGCGCAGCGTCGTCCTCGACACCCAGGGCGCGCTCTGGGTGACGACGTCGAACAAGGACGGCATCGGCACCCCCGCCGAGGACGACGACAAGGTGCTGCGCATCCAGCCCCCCGGCGGCCAGCCCACGTCCCCGCTATGACACTGCGGTCCTCCGGACCGCACCGCGGCCAGGTGCCGTGCCCCTGACGAGCGGAGCCGCTGCGTCGCGGCTGCGCGGAACCCTCCGGGCCCCACTCGCCACGACAGGGCGACTCGCGGTACAGCAGCCGCCCCCTGTTGAGCTGAGCGCGCCCGTCGTTCCCGGCGGGAGCCCTCCGGGCCCCGCGCCGGGAACGACCACACTCAGGTGAGGCGTTCCTCCAGCATTCGCTTGACGGTGGCGGCGTCGGCCTTGCCGCGGGTGGTCTTCATGACCGCACCGACCAGTGCCCCGATCGCCTGCACCTTGCCGCCGCGCACCTTCTCGGCCACGTCGGGGTTGCCCTCGATCGCCGCGTCGACGGCGGCCACCAGCTCGTCGGACTCGCCCATGACGGCGAGACCGCGGGACGCCACGACCTGCGCCGGACCGCCCTCGCCGGCCAGCACACCGTCGAGCGCCTGCCGGGCCAGCTGGTCATTGATGGTGCCCGCGGAGACGAGGCCGATCAACTCGGCGACCTGCGCCGGGGTGACGGCCAGCTCGCCCAGGTCCGTCCCGGCGTCGTTGGCCCGGCGGGCCAGCTCGCCCAGCCACCACTTCCGGGCGTCGGCCGGCGAGGCGCCGGCGGCCACCGTGTCACTCACCAGCTCGACGGCGCCGGCGTTGACCAGCCAGGCCATCTCGGTCGGCGAGATGCCCCACTCGTCGCGGAGCCGGGACCGGCGGGCGGCGGGCAGCTCGGGCAGCCCGGCGCGCAGCTTCTCCACCCACTCCTCGTCCGGGGCGAGGGGCACCAGGTCGGGCTCGGGGAAGTACCGGTAGTCGGTGGCCTCCTCCTTGCTCCGCCCGGGCGAGGTGCTGCCGGTGTCCTCGTGGAAGTGGCGGGTCTCCTGCACGATGCGCTCGCCGGCGTCCAGGACGGCGGCCTGGCGGCGCATCTCGAAACGCACCGACCGCTCCACCGAGCGCAGCGAGTTCACGTTCTTGGTCTCGGTGCGGGTGCCCCAGTCCAGGCTCCCGACCGGCGCCAGCGAGGTGTTCACGTCGCAGCGCAGGTTGCCCTGCTCCATGCGGACCTCGGAGACGCCGAGGGCGAGCAGGATCTCCCGCAGCTCGGTGACGTAGGCGCGCGCGACCTCCGGGGCCTTCGCAGCGGCACCGGGGATGGGGCGGGTGACGATCTCGACCAGCGGGATACCGGCCCGGTTGTAGTCGACCAGCGAGTGGTCGGCCCCGTGGATGCGGCCGGTGGAGCCGCCGACGTGCAGGTTCTTGCCGGTGTCCTCCTCCAGGTGGACCCGCTCGATCTCCACGCGGTAGGTCTCGCCGTCGACCTCGACGTCGAGGTGCCCGGCGGTGCAGAGCGGCTCGTCGTACTGGCTGGTCTGGAAGCCCTTGGGGATGTCCGGGTAGAAGTAGTTCTTGCGAGCGAACCGCGACCACGTGGCGATCCGGCAGCCCAGCGCCAGCCCGATCCGGATGGTCGCCTCGATCGCCGCGGCGTTCGCCGCCGGCAGCGACCCCGGCAGGCCGAGGCACACCGGGCAGGTCTGGGTGTTGGGCTCGGCACCGAAGGTGGTCGAGCAGCCGCAGAACATCTTGGACTCGGTGCCCAGCTCGACGTGGGTCTCCAGCCCGACGACCGGCTCGTAGCGGGTCAGGACCTCGTCGAAGTCGACCAGGGTGTCGGTGCTCATGAGGGGGTGTTCTCCTTACGCCCGGGACGGCCGGGGGGCTGGCTGCGCCCGGTGAGCCACGCCCCGACCCCGGTCAGCAGGCCGAGGACGATGAAGACGGCGAAGATGGCACGGCCGGTGGTCAGCCACAGCA encodes the following:
- a CDS encoding PQQ-dependent sugar dehydrogenase translates to MRPTRALRAPRVVGALLAGLLLTACSDGGYEPAGPFRPLPEGAPPEVGPPPATVPAPVDPAQPGSGEEEGDPNVVASGLSVPTGVVLLPDGSAIVGERDTGRLLQVFPDRSPAKELMTVPGIDTTGDGGLLGLTLSPTFLEDGLLFAYVSTATDNRVVRFPIGGTPNPVLTGIPRGEVGNGGGLLTGADGHLYVGTGDAGNPALAADPASLAGKVLRIDVFGRPVGGSSPVFSRGHRDVTALCQDEERIYATDEARQGPDEFDVVTEGGDGAPLLDVPAEEGGLGGCAVANGTVFLGALDGQRVHVFTLDESGAPLEDVSDEVLGGSYGRLRSVVLDTQGALWVTTSNKDGIGTPAEDDDKVLRIQPPGGQPTSPL
- the gatB gene encoding Asp-tRNA(Asn)/Glu-tRNA(Gln) amidotransferase subunit GatB → MSTDTLVDFDEVLTRYEPVVGLETHVELGTESKMFCGCSTTFGAEPNTQTCPVCLGLPGSLPAANAAAIEATIRIGLALGCRIATWSRFARKNYFYPDIPKGFQTSQYDEPLCTAGHLDVEVDGETYRVEIERVHLEEDTGKNLHVGGSTGRIHGADHSLVDYNRAGIPLVEIVTRPIPGAAAKAPEVARAYVTELREILLALGVSEVRMEQGNLRCDVNTSLAPVGSLDWGTRTETKNVNSLRSVERSVRFEMRRQAAVLDAGERIVQETRHFHEDTGSTSPGRSKEEATDYRYFPEPDLVPLAPDEEWVEKLRAGLPELPAARRSRLRDEWGISPTEMAWLVNAGAVELVSDTVAAGASPADARKWWLGELARRANDAGTDLGELAVTPAQVAELIGLVSAGTINDQLARQALDGVLAGEGGPAQVVASRGLAVMGESDELVAAVDAAIEGNPDVAEKVRGGKVQAIGALVGAVMKTTRGKADAATVKRMLEERLT